A single Salmo salar chromosome ssa19, Ssal_v3.1, whole genome shotgun sequence DNA region contains:
- the LOC106578881 gene encoding cytochrome b-245 chaperone 1 homolog, with the protein MGYMQVEEHNSNMLHLKRSPGIRSWSLLVGIASIGLAAAYYTSDSILWKLFYVTGCLFVAMQNMEEWEEAVFDKTKNVIELKTFSLYTLILTMWRRGQEKVVLDMRHLRAVCVQEEKVRYLGKGYLLVLRLTTGFSYPLTQSATMGGRSDVEAVASLLKRFLGLEELQCRWEQEEEEEEEEDDLDPSTDSEEEGDFEPSVQ; encoded by the exons ATGGGGTATATGCAGGTAGAGGAGCACAATTCCAACATGTTGCATCTGAAAAGGTCACCTGGCATCCGCTCCTGGTCGCTGCTTgtag GTATTGCGTCCATTGGCCTGGCTGCTGCGTACTACACTTCAG ACAGTATCCTGTGGAAGCTGTTCTACGTGACGGGCTGTCTGTTCGTGGCCATGCAGAACatggaggagtgggaggaggCAGTGTTTGATAAAACCAAGAATGTGATCGAGCTGAAGACCTTCAGTCTGTACACTCTGATTCTCACCATGTGGAGGAGAGGCCAGGAGAAAG TGGTGCTGGACATGAGGCACCTGCGTGCCGTGTGTGTTCAGGAGGAGAAGGTGCGCTACCTGGGGAAGGGTTACCTGCTGGTGCTGCGACTGACAACAGGTTTCTCCTACCCCCTCACACAGAGCGCCACCATGGGGGGACGCAG tgatgtggagGCGGTGGCTTCGTTGCTCAAGCGTTTCCTGGGTCTGGAGGAGCTCCAGTGTCgctgggaacaggaggaagaggaggaagaggaggaagatgacctGGACCCCAGCACTGACTCAGAAGAAGAGGGGGACTTTGAACCTTCAGTGCAGTag